A region of Buchnera aphidicola (Nurudea yanoniella) DNA encodes the following proteins:
- the hisD gene encoding histidinol dehydrogenase: MWNDLEIFNWNNYDVEDKKKILSRPVLNNHNFIKDQVQKIIFDVQNLGDQALYNYTNIFDKINLNKIKVSKKNIINSELYISKKVKKAIKVAFKNIKKFHILQNIKNINLKINKNIICQHIIRPIESVGLYVPGGSAPLVSTVLMLAIPASISGCKRIVLCSPPFITNEILYVSKLCGIQEIFQIGGAQAIAALGCGTETISKVDKIFGPGNAYVTEAKNQISKMFYNVSIDMLAGPSEVLIIADDQANCDFIASDLLSQAEHDNFSQVLLVTYNEELAQKVLNAIRKQIKSLSRYEIIVKALKNSKIIITKDLHQCFEVSNLYAPEHLMIQCKNSQNFLKYIINAGSIFLGSWSPVAVGDYATGTNHVLPTYGSSNVCSGLSLIDFQKRISIQKLNKQGLQDISSTVISLSTVEKLDAHRNSVKIRLSLDKL, translated from the coding sequence ATGTGGAATGATTTAGAAATTTTTAATTGGAATAATTATGATGTTGAAGATAAAAAAAAAATATTATCTCGACCTGTATTAAATAATCATAATTTCATAAAAGACCAGGTCCAAAAGATTATTTTTGATGTACAGAATTTAGGAGATCAAGCACTGTATAATTATACAAATATTTTTGACAAGATAAATTTAAATAAAATTAAAGTTAGCAAAAAAAATATAATTAATTCTGAATTATATATTTCAAAAAAAGTAAAAAAGGCTATAAAAGTAGCTTTTAAAAATATTAAGAAGTTTCATATTTTACAAAATATAAAAAATATTAATTTAAAAATTAATAAAAATATTATTTGCCAACATATAATACGTCCGATTGAGTCAGTAGGATTATATGTTCCGGGTGGTTCTGCTCCTCTTGTTTCTACAGTATTAATGTTAGCAATACCAGCTAGTATTTCTGGATGTAAAAGAATAGTACTTTGTTCTCCTCCTTTTATTACAAATGAAATATTATATGTGAGTAAACTTTGCGGTATTCAAGAAATATTTCAAATTGGTGGAGCTCAGGCAATTGCAGCTTTAGGTTGTGGCACTGAAACTATATCAAAGGTTGATAAAATATTTGGTCCAGGTAATGCATATGTTACAGAAGCTAAAAATCAAATTAGTAAAATGTTTTATAATGTAAGTATTGACATGTTAGCTGGTCCATCTGAAGTATTAATTATTGCAGATGATCAAGCTAATTGTGATTTTATTGCGTCTGATTTATTATCTCAAGCAGAACATGATAATTTTTCCCAAGTCTTATTAGTCACTTATAATGAAGAATTAGCTCAAAAAGTATTGAATGCAATTAGAAAACAAATCAAATCTTTATCAAGATATGAAATTATTGTGAAAGCATTAAAAAATAGTAAAATTATTATAACAAAAGATTTACATCAGTGCTTTGAAGTATCTAATTTATATGCTCCTGAACATTTAATGATTCAATGTAAAAATTCACAAAATTTTTTAAAATATATTATAAATGCTGGTTCTATATTTTTAGGTAGTTGGTCTCCTGTAGCTGTAGGAGATTATGCAACTGGAACGAATCACGTTTTACCTACTTATGGTAGTTCTAATGTTTGTTCTGGTCTTAGTTTAATAGATTTTCAAAAGAGAATCTCCATACAGAAGTTAAATAAGCAAGGATTACAAGATATTTCTTCCACTGTTATATCTTTGTCTACAGTAGAAAAATTAGATGCTCATAGAAATTCAGTTAAGATTAGGTTATCTTTGGATAAATTATAA
- the tkt gene encoding transketolase produces the protein MYSRRELSNAIRFLSIDAVQKAQSGHPGMPMGMADIAEVLWRDFLKHNPCNPLWDNRDRFILSNGHGSMLLYSLLHLTGYNVSIEELKNFRQLNSKTPGHPELGHTPGIEVTTGPLGQGLANAVGIAIAERTLSSIFNKPSFNIIDHYTWVFIGDGCLMEGISHEVCSLAGTLKLGKLIVFYDNNRISIDGKVVDWFSDDTEKRFKSYNWHVVSEIDGHNSQAISDAIKESILVKDRPSLIICKTIIGFGSPNKSGTSELHGAPLGESEVNLTRKNLKWNFPSFFIPKHIYENWNFISQGKILEDNWNDMFIRYKEKYPELACEYTRRIRRVLPDMWNKNCKKFIDKLCCNIKNIATRVASQGSLEFFCKLLPEMIGGSADLSPSNLSMWSGSQSIKKYSFGNYIHYGVREFGMTAIANGLFHHGGFIPYTSTFLVFSDYAKNAIRMAALMKTQHIFIYTHDSIGLGEDGPTHQPIEQISTLRLIPNVIVWRPCDQVETAMAWKSALENKSGPTALILSRQNLLQVSRKKTEVNNIFRGGYILENYNCSDNVDAIIIATGSEINIATSVYSILIQKGYRIRIVSMPSTNIFDLQDKNYKESVLPAFVTKRISIEAGITDYWYKYIGLNGLAIGIDSFGKSAPYSELLEDFGFGVNVIVKRIINWLNG, from the coding sequence ATGTATTCAAGAAGAGAGTTATCTAATGCTATTAGATTTTTAAGTATTGATGCAGTGCAGAAAGCACAATCTGGACATCCAGGAATGCCTATGGGTATGGCAGATATTGCTGAAGTTTTATGGAGAGATTTTTTAAAACATAATCCATGTAATCCATTATGGGATAATAGGGATCGTTTTATTTTATCTAATGGCCATGGATCTATGTTGTTATATAGTTTATTGCATCTTACTGGATATAATGTATCGATTGAAGAATTAAAAAATTTTAGACAATTAAATTCCAAAACTCCTGGACATCCCGAACTTGGACATACACCAGGAATAGAAGTCACTACTGGACCTTTAGGACAAGGTCTAGCAAATGCAGTAGGAATAGCAATAGCTGAACGTACTTTAAGTTCAATTTTTAATAAACCAAGTTTCAATATAATAGATCATTATACTTGGGTATTTATTGGAGATGGATGCTTAATGGAAGGAATTTCGCATGAAGTATGTTCTTTAGCTGGAACTTTAAAATTAGGAAAATTAATTGTATTTTATGATAATAATCGCATTTCAATTGATGGAAAAGTTGTTGATTGGTTTTCGGATGATACAGAAAAACGTTTTAAATCTTATAATTGGCATGTTGTTTCCGAAATAGATGGACATAATTCTCAAGCTATTTCTGATGCAATAAAAGAGTCTATTTTAGTTAAAGATCGACCTTCTTTAATTATTTGTAAAACCATTATAGGTTTTGGTTCACCTAATAAATCAGGAACATCAGAGTTACATGGAGCTCCTTTAGGAGAATCAGAAGTCAATTTGACGAGGAAAAATTTGAAGTGGAATTTTCCTTCGTTTTTTATACCTAAACATATTTATGAAAATTGGAATTTTATTTCTCAAGGGAAAATATTAGAAGATAATTGGAACGATATGTTCATAAGATATAAAGAAAAATATCCTGAATTAGCATGTGAATACACTCGGCGTATTCGACGTGTTTTACCAGATATGTGGAATAAAAATTGTAAAAAATTTATTGATAAATTATGTTGTAATATTAAAAATATAGCTACTAGAGTAGCTTCTCAAGGTTCTTTAGAATTTTTTTGCAAGTTATTACCTGAAATGATAGGTGGTTCTGCTGATTTATCACCGAGTAATCTTAGTATGTGGTCTGGTTCACAATCTATAAAAAAATATTCTTTTGGTAATTATATTCATTATGGAGTACGTGAATTTGGGATGACTGCTATCGCAAATGGATTGTTCCATCACGGGGGATTTATTCCTTATACTTCTACATTTTTAGTCTTTTCTGATTATGCAAAAAATGCTATACGCATGGCTGCGTTGATGAAGACTCAACATATTTTTATTTATACTCATGATTCTATAGGATTAGGAGAGGACGGTCCTACACATCAACCTATAGAGCAAATATCTACTTTACGTTTAATTCCTAATGTAATTGTATGGAGACCATGTGATCAAGTAGAAACTGCAATGGCTTGGAAATCAGCATTAGAAAATAAGTCTGGTCCTACAGCATTAATTTTATCTCGTCAAAATTTATTGCAAGTGTCTAGAAAAAAAACTGAAGTTAATAATATTTTTCGAGGTGGATATATTTTAGAAAATTATAATTGTAGTGATAATGTTGATGCAATAATTATTGCTACTGGATCTGAAATTAATATTGCTACCTCAGTATATTCTATATTAATACAAAAAGGATATCGTATTAGAATAGTTTCTATGCCATCAACTAATATATTTGATTTACAGGATAAAAATTATAAAGAATCGGTATTACCTGCATTTGTTACTAAACGTATTTCTATAGAAGCTGGAATAACTGATTATTGGTATAAGTATATAGGATTAAATGGATTGGCAATTGGAATTGATTCTTTTGGAAAATCAGCTCCATATAGCGAATTACTGGAAGATTTTGGATTTGGTGTTAACGTTATTGTAAAAAGAATAATAAATTGGCTGAATGGATAA
- the hisH gene encoding imidazole glycerol phosphate synthase subunit HisH, protein MYIVIVNTGCSNLSSIRYAIRRLGYNPVISTSKQAILRSDKLVLPGVGTAFSVMKTLKKLDLLDCIKTFQKPLLGICLGMQLLANFSEESNGINMLGIFNSSVRLLSSDCFPIPHNGWNNVEICKKNILFEDIPNNSKFYFLHSYAFFLNKYTTTQTLYNTYFSASIQKNNFFGVQFHPEKSGKIGLQLLKNFLEIKS, encoded by the coding sequence ATGTATATTGTTATAGTTAATACTGGATGTTCTAATTTATCTTCTATAAGATATGCTATTAGAAGATTAGGATATAACCCAGTGATTAGTACTTCAAAACAAGCAATATTACGTTCTGATAAATTAGTATTACCTGGTGTAGGAACAGCTTTTTCGGTAATGAAAACATTAAAAAAATTAGATTTATTAGATTGTATTAAAACATTTCAAAAACCATTATTAGGAATTTGTTTAGGAATGCAATTATTAGCTAATTTTAGTGAAGAATCAAACGGTATAAATATGTTAGGTATCTTTAACTCTTCTGTACGTCTTTTAAGTTCTGATTGTTTTCCAATTCCTCATAATGGTTGGAATAATGTAGAAATATGTAAAAAAAATATATTGTTTGAAGATATTCCGAATAATTCTAAATTTTATTTTTTGCATAGTTATGCATTTTTTTTAAATAAATATACTACAACGCAAACATTATATAATACTTATTTTAGTGCTTCTATACAAAAAAATAATTTTTTTGGTGTACAATTTCATCCTGAAAAATCTGGGAAAATAGGCTTACAATTATTAAAAAATTTTTTGGAGATTAAAAGTTGA
- the hisB gene encoding bifunctional histidinol-phosphatase/imidazoleglycerol-phosphate dehydratase HisB, whose product MKNKKVLFIDRDGTLISEPVINFQVDNMNKLVFEKHVISSLFELKKFGYIFIMITNQDGLGSKKFPFSNFFVPHNFMINVFFSQGIVFEDILICPHEEKHNCHCRKPKTGLVKNWLHSNKLNKSKSYVIGDRDSDMVFAKNIGLTGLHYGKNGCTWDTIKIQLMKKNRYAHIIRKTKETKIEIEVWLDQKGSNLIDTKLSFFNHMLEQIAIHSNITVRIVSEGDINVDDHHTIEDVGIVLGKALNQALGQKKGLNRFGFVLPMDESIGYCLLDISGRPFLKFESCFKFQYVGDISTEMIEHFFRSLVFSMKVTLHLKSTGDNDHHRAESLFKAFGRTLRQAIHINGKELPSSKGLL is encoded by the coding sequence ATGAAAAATAAAAAAGTTTTGTTTATTGATCGTGATGGAACTTTAATTTCCGAACCTGTGATTAATTTTCAAGTAGATAATATGAATAAGTTAGTTTTTGAAAAACATGTTATTTCATCTTTATTTGAACTTAAAAAGTTTGGTTATATTTTTATTATGATTACTAATCAAGATGGATTGGGTTCTAAAAAATTTCCTTTTTCTAATTTTTTTGTTCCTCATAATTTTATGATAAATGTTTTTTTTTCTCAAGGCATAGTATTTGAAGATATTTTAATTTGTCCGCATGAAGAAAAGCATAATTGTCATTGTCGAAAACCTAAAACAGGATTAGTAAAAAATTGGTTACATAGTAATAAGTTAAATAAAAGTAAAAGCTATGTTATTGGTGATCGTGATTCGGATATGGTATTTGCAAAAAATATAGGGCTTACAGGATTACATTATGGGAAAAATGGATGTACGTGGGATACAATAAAAATTCAATTGATGAAAAAAAATAGATATGCACACATTATACGGAAAACAAAAGAAACAAAAATTGAAATAGAAGTATGGTTAGATCAAAAAGGAAGTAATTTAATTGATACTAAGTTGAGTTTTTTTAATCATATGTTAGAACAGATTGCTATTCATAGCAATATTACAGTCAGAATAGTATCTGAAGGTGATATTAATGTAGATGATCATCATACTATTGAAGATGTAGGAATTGTTTTAGGAAAAGCATTAAATCAAGCATTAGGTCAAAAAAAAGGACTTAATAGATTTGGATTTGTTTTACCGATGGATGAAAGTATTGGATATTGTTTATTAGATATTTCTGGTCGTCCTTTTTTAAAATTTGAATCTTGTTTTAAATTTCAATATGTAGGAGATATTAGTACAGAAATGATAGAACATTTTTTTAGATCTTTAGTTTTTTCTATGAAAGTTACTTTACATTTAAAAAGTACGGGAGATAATGATCATCATCGTGCTGAGAGTTTATTTAAAGCATTCGGAAGAACATTAAGACAAGCTATTCATATTAACGGAAAGGAACTTCCTAGTTCTAAAGGATTATTATAA
- the dapE gene encoding succinyl-diaminopimelate desuccinylase produces the protein MICCITNLTKKLVSIPSISPLDLGCQKIISKRLINIGFSVENMDFNDTCNIWAYRGKGITLAFSGHTDVVPVGDRKNWKFPPFVPTIYKGFLFGRGVADMKGALAAMIVAAEKFVQKHPNHSGRLAFLITSDEESKATCGTKKIIENLILKKEKIDYCLIGEPSSVKHLGDVIKHGRRGSLTAFLYIYGIQGHIAYPELANNPIHSVLQFLSNLLSINWDCGNEFFPPTSLQIYEIQSGSHSDNMIPNKLLVKFNLRFGNIITINDIKQEVQKLLKHFDLKHSIQWKLNAEPFLTKSGFLINTVENIIKNACGIVPKLLTTGGTSDGRFISKISPQILELGLINKTIHQLNENVKILDLQLLSMIYEKIIEKLLL, from the coding sequence GTGATTTGTTGTATCACAAATTTAACAAAAAAGCTTGTTTCTATTCCCTCAATAAGTCCATTAGATTTGGGATGTCAAAAGATAATATCAAAACGACTCATTAATATAGGATTTTCTGTAGAAAATATGGATTTCAATGATACATGTAATATTTGGGCATATAGAGGAAAAGGTATTACTTTAGCTTTTTCTGGACATACTGATGTTGTACCTGTTGGAGATAGAAAAAATTGGAAATTTCCTCCTTTTGTTCCCACTATATATAAAGGATTTTTGTTTGGTCGAGGTGTAGCTGATATGAAAGGAGCATTAGCAGCAATGATTGTTGCTGCTGAAAAGTTTGTTCAGAAACATCCTAATCATTCTGGTCGATTAGCTTTTTTGATAACTTCTGATGAAGAATCTAAAGCTACATGTGGAACTAAAAAAATAATTGAAAATTTGATTTTGAAAAAAGAAAAAATTGATTATTGCTTAATAGGAGAGCCATCTAGTGTGAAACATTTAGGAGATGTTATTAAGCATGGGCGACGTGGATCTTTAACAGCGTTTTTATATATTTATGGAATTCAAGGACATATTGCATATCCTGAATTAGCAAATAATCCAATTCATAGTGTTTTGCAGTTTTTGTCAAATCTTTTATCTATTAATTGGGATTGTGGAAACGAATTTTTTCCTCCAACAAGTTTACAAATTTATGAAATTCAATCTGGTTCTCATAGCGATAATATGATACCCAACAAATTATTAGTTAAATTTAATTTGCGTTTTGGAAACATCATTACTATTAATGATATTAAACAAGAAGTACAAAAATTGCTAAAACACTTTGATTTGAAACATAGTATACAATGGAAATTGAACGCAGAACCTTTTCTTACTAAATCTGGATTTTTAATTAATACGGTAGAAAATATTATTAAAAATGCATGCGGAATTGTTCCAAAACTATTGACTACTGGGGGCACATCTGATGGGCGTTTTATTAGCAAGATTAGTCCCCAAATATTAGAACTAGGTTTAATTAATAAAACTATACATCAATTAAATGAAAATGTTAAAATTTTAGATTTACAATTATTAAGTATGATATATGAAAAAATAATTGAAAAATTACTTTTGTAA
- the smrB gene encoding endonuclease SmrB yields the protein MSKDNLLCPKDLSLFYKSIHGVKKIRQDTLFHSRRYKIKKNVILKKNICEQDAHCHYFSCNKSTILLNTDPIYYIRSNSYFDELNKLRLGVYVPEIVLDLHGLTQNQAKRKLGELIYICYKEKFFCANVIHGHGKNILKKQIPLWLSKHPSIIAFHKAPKTFGNSAAILILIDININ from the coding sequence ATGAGTAAAGATAATTTATTATGTCCTAAAGATTTATCTTTATTTTATAAAAGTATACATGGAGTGAAAAAAATTAGACAAGATACTCTATTTCATTCACGACGTTATAAGATAAAGAAAAATGTAATTTTAAAAAAAAATATTTGTGAGCAAGACGCTCATTGTCATTATTTTTCTTGTAACAAATCAACAATTTTATTGAATACAGATCCTATTTATTACATAAGAAGTAATAGTTATTTTGATGAGCTAAATAAACTTAGGTTGGGAGTATATGTTCCAGAAATTGTTTTAGATTTACATGGTTTAACGCAAAATCAAGCTAAAAGAAAACTAGGAGAACTGATTTATATTTGTTATAAAGAAAAATTTTTTTGTGCTAATGTAATTCATGGACATGGAAAAAACATTTTAAAGAAGCAAATTCCGTTATGGTTATCTAAACATCCTAGTATAATTGCTTTTCACAAAGCACCCAAAACGTTCGGTAATAGTGCAGCCATTCTTATTTTAATTGATATTAATATAAATTAA
- the hisG gene encoding ATP phosphoribosyltransferase → MIHNHRLRIVMQKTGRLSNDSKDLLARCGIKINLYKQKLIAFSENMPIDVMCVRDDDIPGLVMDGVVDIGIVGENVLEEEVLSRKLRLDSIDYIKLRRLDFGTCRLSLAIPINRKYIDISCLNNSRIATSYPHLLKKYFDENNLTFRSCMLNGSVEVAPRAGLSDAICDLVSTGATLEANGLREVQVIFRSKACLICKTGNISLEKQKVINTLMTRIQGVIKARESKYIMLHAPIGKLKEVVNLLHGAERPTILKLAGDDTRVAMHMVSSETLFWETMEKLKLLGASSILVLPIEKMME, encoded by the coding sequence ATGATTCATAATCATCGATTGCGTATAGTAATGCAAAAAACTGGAAGATTAAGTAATGATTCTAAAGATTTGCTAGCTCGTTGTGGTATTAAGATAAATCTATATAAACAAAAATTAATTGCTTTTTCTGAAAATATGCCAATAGATGTTATGTGTGTACGTGATGATGATATTCCTGGGTTAGTTATGGATGGTGTTGTAGATATAGGAATTGTTGGAGAAAATGTTTTAGAAGAAGAGGTATTAAGTCGAAAATTAAGATTAGATAGTATCGATTATATAAAATTAAGACGTTTAGATTTTGGAACTTGTAGATTATCTTTAGCTATACCTATTAATAGAAAATATATAGATATTTCTTGTTTAAATAATTCAAGAATAGCAACGTCTTATCCACATTTATTAAAAAAATATTTTGACGAAAATAATCTTACATTTAGATCATGTATGTTAAATGGATCAGTAGAAGTTGCTCCTCGTGCAGGATTATCTGATGCTATTTGTGATTTAGTATCTACTGGAGCTACATTGGAAGCAAATGGATTACGCGAAGTACAGGTTATATTTCGTTCTAAAGCTTGTTTAATTTGTAAAACAGGAAATATTTCTTTGGAAAAACAAAAAGTAATTAATACTTTAATGACTCGTATTCAAGGTGTTATTAAAGCTCGAGAATCAAAATATATTATGTTACATGCGCCTATAGGAAAGTTAAAAGAGGTTGTTAATTTATTACATGGTGCTGAACGTCCTACTATACTAAAATTGGCTGGAGATGATACTCGAGTAGCTATGCATATGGTTAGTAGTGAAACCTTATTTTGGGAAACTATGGAAAAATTAAAACTATTGGGAGCTAGTTCTATTTTAGTACTTCCAATTGAAAAAATGATGGAGTAA
- the aroC gene encoding chorismate synthase, with amino-acid sequence MAGNTIGKLFRVTTFGESHGISIGCIIDGMPPGMTISELDIQKELNRRRPGQSKYTTQRSEPDRIIILSGVFKGMTTGTSIGLIIHNVDQRPHDYKDIQHLFRPGHADYTYQKKYGIRDPRGGGRSSARETAMRVAAGAIAKKYLFTYYGIQIRGYLEQIGNIICDLKSWDEVEKNPFFCPDTTKIEKIDQLIRNLKKEGDSIGAKVTIISEKVPLGLGEPVFDRLDAELAHGLMSINAVKGVEIGEGFSVINKKGSQHRDEMNKNGFLSNNSGGILGGISNGQNIITKIALKPTSSIKKIGQTIDENRKENKITIKGRHDPCVGLRSIPIAESMVAITIMDHILRYRAQCKTI; translated from the coding sequence ATGGCTGGAAATACCATAGGAAAACTTTTCCGAGTAACAACATTTGGAGAATCTCATGGAATATCAATAGGATGCATAATTGATGGAATGCCTCCGGGAATGACAATTTCAGAACTTGATATCCAAAAAGAACTAAATAGAAGACGTCCAGGACAATCAAAATATACAACGCAAAGATCTGAACCAGATCGTATTATAATATTATCTGGAGTTTTTAAAGGCATGACAACAGGAACGAGTATTGGTTTGATAATACACAATGTTGATCAAAGACCACATGATTACAAAGACATACAACATTTATTCCGTCCTGGTCATGCTGATTATACGTATCAAAAAAAATATGGAATTAGAGATCCTCGGGGGGGAGGCAGATCATCTGCTCGTGAAACAGCTATGCGAGTTGCTGCTGGTGCTATAGCAAAAAAATATCTATTTACATATTACGGAATTCAAATTAGAGGATACTTAGAACAAATAGGAAATATTATTTGTGATTTAAAATCATGGGATGAAGTCGAAAAAAATCCATTTTTTTGTCCAGATACTACAAAAATTGAAAAAATAGATCAACTAATAAGAAATCTCAAAAAAGAAGGAGATTCTATTGGAGCAAAAGTTACAATCATATCTGAAAAAGTTCCATTAGGATTAGGAGAACCTGTTTTTGATCGATTAGATGCTGAATTAGCTCACGGATTAATGAGCATTAATGCTGTAAAAGGTGTTGAAATTGGAGAAGGATTTTCAGTTATTAATAAGAAAGGAAGCCAACATCGCGACGAAATGAATAAAAATGGATTTTTAAGCAATAATTCTGGAGGTATATTAGGGGGGATTAGCAATGGGCAAAATATTATAACAAAAATAGCTTTAAAACCAACATCGAGCATAAAAAAAATAGGACAAACTATCGATGAAAATAGAAAAGAAAATAAAATTACTATAAAAGGACGTCACGACCCTTGCGTAGGATTAAGATCCATTCCAATAGCAGAATCAATGGTAGCTATAACAATTATGGATCATATATTACGATATCGCGCACAATGCAAAACAATATGA
- the hisC gene encoding histidinol-phosphate transaminase: MIMNIENLVRKNILELIPYQSARRIGGKGNIWLNANEFPMSSDFQLGNISLNRYPECQPKKLLSYYSSYAGVSKKNVLITRGADESIELLIKTFCEPRFDKIIFCPPTYDMYNISAKIVGVESYPIPLLNFSWQLDMDNLITCIGNFKLIYICRPNNPTGNLINVEDIIVLLRKTIGKALVVVDEAYIEFSLVDSLISLIKIYPNLVILRTLSKSFSLAGLRCGFTIANSGIIHFLLKVINPYPISIPATNIAIHFLNEKHVNEMKKKVICLNSNRSWFINKLSSMKNCIDHVFNSVTNYVLIRFYNSKNIFEILLNSGIVVRDQNDKFNLKNCLRISIGTQKECLEVIRVIKKFNDLNVR; encoded by the coding sequence ATAATTATGAATATTGAAAATTTAGTTCGTAAAAATATATTAGAATTAATACCTTATCAATCTGCTAGAAGAATTGGAGGAAAAGGTAATATATGGCTTAATGCAAATGAGTTTCCAATGTCTAGTGATTTTCAATTAGGTAATATATCTTTAAATCGTTATCCAGAGTGCCAACCAAAAAAGTTGTTATCATACTATTCTTCGTATGCAGGAGTGAGTAAAAAAAATGTATTGATAACGCGTGGTGCAGATGAATCTATTGAATTATTAATAAAGACATTTTGTGAGCCCAGATTTGATAAAATTATTTTTTGTCCTCCTACCTATGATATGTATAATATTAGTGCAAAAATAGTTGGTGTTGAAAGTTATCCAATTCCATTATTAAATTTTTCTTGGCAATTAGATATGGATAATTTAATAACATGTATTGGAAATTTTAAGTTAATTTATATATGCCGCCCTAATAATCCTACTGGAAATTTGATTAATGTTGAAGATATTATTGTTTTGTTAAGAAAAACTATAGGAAAGGCGCTAGTAGTAGTTGATGAAGCATATATTGAATTTTCTTTAGTAGATAGTTTAATAAGTTTAATTAAAATATATCCTAATTTAGTAATACTTAGGACTTTGTCGAAATCATTTTCTTTAGCTGGATTAAGATGTGGTTTTACGATAGCTAATTCTGGTATTATACATTTTTTATTAAAAGTTATAAATCCTTATCCTATTTCTATTCCTGCAACAAATATAGCTATCCATTTTTTGAATGAAAAGCATGTTAATGAAATGAAAAAAAAAGTTATCTGTTTAAATTCAAATCGGTCTTGGTTTATAAATAAATTAAGTTCTATGAAAAATTGTATAGATCATGTATTTAATAGTGTTACTAATTATGTTTTAATTCGTTTTTATAATTCTAAAAATATATTTGAAATATTATTAAATTCAGGAATTGTTGTTAGAGACCAAAATGATAAATTCAATTTAAAAAATTGTTTAAGAATATCTATAGGAACTCAAAAAGAATGTCTAGAAGTTATTCGTGTTATTAAAAAATTTAATGATTTGAATGTTAGGTAA
- the dapA gene encoding 4-hydroxy-tetrahydrodipicolinate synthase — translation MFKGSIVALITPMDKKGNICQESLQKLINYHIESGTRAIVSVGTTGESATLSQEEHIEVIILTLKISKNRIPIIAGTGSNSTSEAISLTKKFESSGISACLTVTPYYNRPTQIGLYEHFKAISNNTNLPQILYNVPKRTGCDLIPKTVAKLSELHNIIGIKEATGDLSRVQKIKNLVSNDFLLISGDDSTALDFMQLGGQGVISVTANIAAKEMAKLCNFALKNDFASARLLNNRLMSLHLDLFKDPNPIPIKWLAKKIGLIKTSTLRLPLTSISKKTRLILEKSLNYLTTFKTK, via the coding sequence ATGTTTAAAGGAAGTATTGTTGCACTTATAACACCAATGGACAAAAAAGGCAATATTTGTCAAGAAAGTTTACAAAAATTAATAAATTATCACATTGAAAGTGGAACAAGAGCAATTGTATCTGTTGGAACAACCGGAGAATCAGCAACTTTAAGTCAAGAAGAACATATTGAAGTCATCATACTGACATTAAAAATATCTAAAAATCGAATTCCAATCATAGCTGGAACGGGTTCAAATTCAACATCAGAAGCTATTTCATTAACCAAAAAATTTGAGTCATCTGGAATATCTGCTTGTTTAACTGTTACTCCTTATTATAATCGTCCTACACAAATCGGATTATATGAACACTTTAAAGCGATTTCAAATAACACAAATTTGCCTCAAATTTTATATAATGTTCCTAAACGAACCGGCTGCGACTTAATTCCAAAAACAGTAGCTAAATTATCAGAATTACATAATATAATAGGCATTAAAGAAGCTACTGGGGACTTGTCAAGAGTACAAAAAATAAAAAATTTAGTAAGTAATGATTTTTTACTAATTAGTGGTGACGACTCTACAGCGTTAGATTTCATGCAATTAGGAGGACAGGGAGTTATATCAGTTACTGCTAACATAGCAGCAAAAGAAATGGCTAAACTTTGTAACTTTGCTCTCAAAAATGATTTTGCATCAGCTCGATTGTTAAACAATCGTTTAATGTCATTACATCTTGATTTATTTAAAGATCCTAATCCTATTCCTATAAAATGGTTAGCAAAAAAAATTGGATTGATTAAAACAAGTACACTACGCTTACCACTAACTTCTATTTCTAAAAAAACACGTTTAATTCTTGAAAAATCTTTAAACTATTTAACTACTTTTAAAACAAAATAA